The following is a genomic window from Candidatus Eremiobacterota bacterium.
GTACGAGGAGCGGGGCGAGAGAAGCCACGTGATCGCTTCCGCGATCTCGGCGGCCTCGGCGGAGCGTCCGAGCAGCGTCATCCCCTCGACGCGCTCGCGGTGTTCGGCGTTGCTGAACGGCTCGTCCAGCATCGGCGTGAGCGTCGGTCCCGGCGCAACGCAGTTCACCGCGATTCCCTGCGGCGCGAGCGCGCGCGCCGCGCTGCGCGTGAGCGCGAGGACGGCGCCTTTGCTGGCGGCGTACGCGGCGGTCCCGGACAACCCGCCGCCGCGCTTGCCCGCGACGCTGGCGACGGTGACGATCCGCCCGCCGGGCCGCATCCGCTTCGCCGCCTCGCGGACGCATAGAAACGTGCCGATGACGTTGATCTCGTTCAGCCGCCGAAACGTCTCGGCGGTCAGCTCCATGAACGGCGTCGTGTCGGCGATCCCGGCGGGAATCGCGAGCGCATCGAGCGTCCCGCCGAACGTTTCCAGCGCACGCTCGAACAGCGCGATCACCGAGGCTTCGTCCGCGACGTCGACCTCGAACGCGTGACCGTCGATGTGGTGCGCGACCTCTTCGGCGCCTTGCTTGTCGCGGTCGGCGACCGCGACGCGATACCCCTCTTTGCACAGCAGCTCGCACAGCGCGCGCCCGATCCCGCTCGCCCCACCGACCACCATCGCAGTCGGCGGATTCTCCCCAAACCATTCCATTTTAACGGCGCTCCGCCCCGGGCTGCGCGCCCCCCACGCTTTGCGTGGGGCCCCCCGCCCGACCTCGCAACGACATCGTGCGGAACGGAGGATAGCTCTGCGCTCGGTCCATCACCATTACAGTAATACTCCCGGGTCGGCGCATGCGGCGGCGAAGGCGGCGAGGAATCGCGCGGCGGGGGCGCCGTCGACGAAGCGGTGGTCGAAGGAGACGACGCAGGTCAGCATCCAGGCGGGAACCAGCGCGCCGTCCATGACGGCGGGGCGCTGCGTCGCCGCGCCGATGCCGAGGATCGCGGTTTGCGGCGGATCGGGGAGCGGCACGACGCGCTCGACGCCCTGCGGTCCGACGTTGGAGATCGAGAAGCACGCGCCGCCGACATCGTCGCCGCTCAGCGTTCCGTCGCGCGCGAGCGCCGCGAGGCGAACGATCTCGCGCTGAATCTCCGCCAGCGAACGGGCCGCTGCGTTGCGCACTACCGGGACGATCAAGCCGTGCGGCGTGTCGGCGGCAACGCCGATGTCGATGTGCCCGAACGCCGCGCCGGTCGCGGCATCGATGCGCAGCTCGACGTGCTCGCGCAACAGCCGCGCGACCGCGCACACCGCGAACGCCGTCCACCCGAAGTCGCGGCGCCGCTCGATCAGCGCTTTGACCGCATCGACGCGCGCGACCGTCTCGACTTGCGCGAGCGGGAGCAGCGCCACTTCGGTCATCTTACGGAAGATCGCGCGCCGCGACGCGGGCAAGTCCGGCGGGAGAGCGCCAGTCCTCGTGTCATCCTGAGCTTGTCGAAGGACGGGGATGGGGG
Proteins encoded in this region:
- a CDS encoding SDR family oxidoreductase codes for the protein MEWFGENPPTAMVVGGASGIGRALCELLCKEGYRVAVADRDKQGAEEVAHHIDGHAFEVDVADEASVIALFERALETFGGTLDALAIPAGIADTTPFMELTAETFRRLNEINVIGTFLCVREAAKRMRPGGRIVTVASVAGKRGGGLSGTAAYAASKGAVLALTRSAARALAPQGIAVNCVAPGPTLTPMLDEPFSNAEHRERVEGMTLLGRSAEAAEIAEAITWLLSPRSSYVAGETLTVDGGLMLD
- a CDS encoding 2-oxo acid dehydrogenase subunit E2; this translates as MPVEVVMPKLGLTMASGTISRWIKRPGEAVREGEPLVEVSTDKIAYEVESPATGTVARAAGGEGDEFACGEVIGLIALAGESDAPALAEAPRIAAEAPRIAAAGNGARVIASPAARRLARERGVALSAVRGSGPRGRITLSDVTAPIPVLRQAQDDTRTGALPPDLPASRRAIFRKMTEVALLPLAQVETVARVDAVKALIERRRDFGWTAFAVCAVARLLREHVELRIDAATGAAFGHIDIGVAADTPHGLIVPVVRNAAARSLAEIQREIVRLAALARDGTLSGDDVGGACFSISNVGPQGVERVVPLPDPPQTAILGIGAATQRPAVMDGALVPAWMLTCVVSFDHRFVDGAPAARFLAAFAAACADPGVLL